A part of Solibacillus sp. FSL H8-0538 genomic DNA contains:
- a CDS encoding TIGR00266 family protein translates to MNNHEIDYKLFGDDMQFVEVELDPKETVVAEAGSLMMMEDNIRMETVFGDGSGNSGGGIMGKLMGAGKRLITGESLFMTTFTNEGMGKRRVYFASPYPGKIIPMDLSQMGGKIICQKDAFLAAAKGVSVGVEFQRKLGTGFFGGEGFIMQKLEGDGMAFIHAGGTIHERRLQPGETLRVDTGCLVAMTSNVNYDIQAVGGVKTALFGGEGLFFATLQGPGTVWIQSLPFSRLASRVFAAAPISQGGGGKSSGEGGIGGLFDLFNK, encoded by the coding sequence ATGAACAATCACGAAATTGATTACAAACTATTCGGCGATGACATGCAGTTTGTAGAAGTAGAATTAGATCCGAAAGAAACCGTTGTCGCCGAAGCGGGCAGTTTAATGATGATGGAAGATAATATTCGTATGGAAACAGTGTTTGGGGATGGCTCTGGCAATTCAGGCGGCGGTATCATGGGCAAATTGATGGGTGCAGGAAAACGTTTAATTACCGGTGAAAGCTTATTCATGACAACGTTCACAAATGAAGGGATGGGCAAGCGTCGCGTTTATTTTGCATCACCGTACCCTGGGAAAATCATTCCTATGGATTTAAGTCAAATGGGCGGCAAAATTATTTGTCAAAAAGATGCGTTCCTAGCTGCAGCGAAGGGCGTTTCAGTTGGCGTGGAATTCCAGCGTAAACTTGGGACAGGCTTCTTCGGTGGTGAAGGCTTCATCATGCAAAAGCTTGAGGGTGACGGCATGGCATTTATTCATGCCGGCGGAACAATTCACGAGCGCCGATTACAACCTGGAGAAACATTACGCGTTGATACGGGCTGTTTAGTGGCGATGACATCAAACGTAAATTACGATATTCAAGCAGTTGGCGGCGTGAAAACAGCATTATTCGGCGGTGAAGGTTTATTCTTCGCAACACTGCAAGGCCCCGGCACAGTATGGATTCAATCTTTACCATTCAGTCGTTTAGCTAGCCGTGTCTTCGCAGCTGCACCAATTTCTCAAGGCGGCGGCGGCAAGTCTTCAGGTGAAGGCGGCATCGGCGGGTTATTCGATTTATTTAATAAGTAA
- a CDS encoding beta-propeller domain-containing protein: protein MKKSKLYAGGLILAMLSLVIGSYFMFNKEIKAYATSTVFVDQAYHVSFSGALKEASITDGSIFVVDKDGKQVEAEFILNDARNMLAVHGLSVGDYTVHVKKSASTSRTVFKRDKTFDVKVVEQLEAITSVDDLTTYFQALLNTENVSPTTESKEESSNSVSSDQSAESSTGSGRHSGTNNQVEDIEEGDIVVTDGQFIYSIMDNYLVITDAKDPSEMKVVKKQKLGNDIYPTQLMLHDKKLIVTYYGYEEKKLATGHYDGKSIVKFAIFDVKDAKNPKLVREIGQDGSIVGIRKYGDVLYMITSQTPNYWIMREKNMDIDLRPAIYDSAASTSSQPLPLEKIQILPGSTEPNFLIVSAFDLSNAEQGKVQTESYLGSSGQLYMSTNAIYVTATMYNPMFTTRMMDTAMMPSSMDTQVYKFSINKTTIEMTAKTTIKGLILNQFSMDEYDGYFRVATTEGHGWGNTADSKNHLFIFDKDLKQVGELTNLARGERIYSARFMGDKAYIVTFKEVDPLFVIDVANPAAPKVLGELKIPGFSNYLHPIDDKHLLGIGYDTEVKIDDYSKQPLILTKGMKVSLFDVTDLANPVEQDSVIIGGRGTYSDVQHDHKALFRDVENGYYGFPITIYENQGKDNSIYKGTGAQIYKVSVADGIKLVGDLVQPAAKGEQYEDWYNLVQRMVYIDDALYTVSRAQISSYNIETFKPISSVKIQ from the coding sequence ATGAAGAAGAGCAAATTATACGCAGGTGGGCTTATACTAGCCATGCTCAGTTTAGTTATTGGCTCGTATTTTATGTTCAATAAAGAAATTAAAGCGTATGCCACGTCAACAGTGTTTGTAGATCAGGCGTATCATGTATCATTTTCAGGTGCGTTAAAAGAGGCGAGCATTACAGATGGCTCGATTTTTGTTGTAGATAAGGACGGCAAGCAGGTAGAGGCAGAGTTCATTCTAAATGATGCACGCAATATGTTGGCGGTACATGGCTTATCTGTTGGGGACTATACGGTGCATGTGAAAAAGAGCGCTTCTACTTCACGTACGGTTTTTAAAAGGGATAAAACCTTCGATGTAAAAGTGGTGGAGCAGCTGGAGGCAATCACTTCAGTAGATGATTTAACAACGTATTTTCAGGCTTTATTAAATACCGAAAACGTTTCTCCCACAACAGAATCAAAGGAAGAGTCATCAAATTCAGTTTCATCGGACCAGTCGGCAGAGAGTAGTACGGGTAGTGGGCGACATTCAGGGACGAATAATCAAGTAGAGGATATTGAAGAAGGGGATATTGTTGTAACGGATGGTCAGTTTATTTATTCGATTATGGATAATTATTTAGTCATAACGGACGCGAAGGACCCATCGGAAATGAAGGTTGTTAAAAAGCAAAAGCTTGGGAATGATATTTATCCCACGCAGCTAATGTTGCACGACAAAAAGCTAATTGTGACGTATTACGGGTATGAAGAAAAAAAACTAGCAACTGGTCACTATGACGGCAAATCAATTGTGAAATTTGCGATTTTTGATGTGAAAGATGCAAAAAATCCAAAGCTCGTTCGTGAAATTGGGCAAGACGGATCGATTGTGGGTATTCGTAAATACGGTGACGTGCTCTATATGATTACGAGCCAAACGCCGAATTACTGGATAATGCGCGAGAAGAACATGGACATTGATTTGCGCCCGGCTATTTATGACAGCGCAGCATCTACTAGCTCGCAACCGTTACCACTTGAAAAAATTCAGATTTTACCGGGTAGCACGGAGCCAAACTTCTTAATTGTGTCAGCATTTGATTTATCGAATGCCGAGCAGGGAAAGGTTCAAACGGAAAGTTATTTAGGTAGTAGCGGTCAGTTATATATGTCGACTAATGCTATTTATGTAACTGCAACAATGTATAATCCAATGTTTACGACGCGCATGATGGATACCGCAATGATGCCGTCTTCAATGGATACACAAGTTTATAAATTCTCGATTAATAAAACGACGATTGAAATGACCGCAAAAACGACAATTAAAGGGTTAATATTAAATCAGTTTTCAATGGATGAGTACGATGGTTATTTCCGCGTGGCAACGACAGAAGGTCATGGATGGGGCAACACGGCGGATTCTAAAAACCACTTGTTTATTTTTGATAAGGATTTAAAGCAAGTCGGGGAATTAACAAATCTAGCGCGCGGCGAACGAATTTATTCCGCTCGGTTTATGGGGGATAAAGCTTATATTGTGACATTTAAGGAAGTCGATCCGCTATTTGTAATTGATGTAGCGAACCCAGCAGCACCAAAAGTACTCGGTGAATTAAAAATTCCGGGCTTTAGCAATTATTTACACCCGATAGATGATAAACACTTGCTCGGTATTGGCTATGATACGGAAGTGAAAATCGATGACTATTCGAAGCAGCCACTGATTTTAACGAAAGGCATGAAGGTGAGTTTATTTGATGTAACGGATTTAGCCAACCCGGTGGAGCAGGATTCAGTCATTATTGGTGGGCGCGGTACGTATTCAGATGTGCAGCATGATCATAAGGCGCTATTCCGCGATGTGGAAAACGGCTATTACGGCTTCCCGATTACCATTTATGAGAATCAGGGCAAGGACAATAGTATTTACAAAGGAACAGGTGCTCAAATTTATAAAGTGTCTGTAGCTGATGGCATCAAGCTAGTTGGGGATTTAGTGCAACCGGCTGCAAAAGGTGAGCAGTATGAGGATTGGTATAATCTTGTGCAGCGCATGGTCTATATTGATGACGCACTTTACACAGTATCACGTGCACAAATTAGTAGTTATAATATAGAAACATTTAAACCCATTTCAAGTGTGAAGATTCAATAA
- a CDS encoding polysaccharide deacetylase family protein → MENNPRRKRGPWIDITLISSIIALIAVIVFFAIITDDFKFQKTSASEKESSSDLTEEDSAFPGVRIATDISNDKEMPFALQYPLTNFDSFNEAVTTYIQLSKERYINAMRLQNNANPKAPLPGELNISFETYQYDEHYYSFVFTKNTSLNSTDYDTSIETFFLNNETGEMLDIRTLLNKDLKSLETFAAHIRSEIMKKPELQGLVSQEQLTAATEPKWRLFKRFALKDDSLIIYFDKGEIADGSAGIPVVKVSLSFINPLLASEFQIQMAAEETTIPHAGDATKKRVALTFDDGPHPKVTKQILSLLEKYNAKATFFMLGSRVQYYPDIVKEIQAKEHEIGNHTWNHPVLPNLTSKQVLHEYKTTEKAITNILGVAPTLFRPPYGATNERIKELIPIPSVNWTIDTLDWKHRDATKLLPIIQNNMHNNAIILMHDIHQSTADGLEEILIYLQNTGYEFVTVSEILPYN, encoded by the coding sequence ATGGAAAACAATCCTCGAAGAAAACGTGGGCCTTGGATTGACATAACACTCATTAGTTCCATAATCGCGTTAATTGCAGTTATTGTGTTTTTTGCAATTATAACAGACGATTTTAAGTTTCAAAAAACGAGCGCTTCTGAAAAGGAATCGAGCTCAGATTTAACCGAAGAAGATTCAGCCTTCCCCGGTGTCCGCATTGCGACAGACATTTCTAATGATAAGGAGATGCCATTTGCACTTCAGTACCCATTAACGAATTTCGATTCATTTAACGAAGCAGTAACTACATACATTCAATTATCAAAAGAACGTTACATAAATGCGATGCGTCTACAAAACAATGCAAATCCAAAAGCTCCGTTGCCTGGTGAACTCAATATAAGTTTTGAAACGTATCAATATGATGAACATTATTATTCATTTGTCTTTACAAAAAATACTTCCTTAAACAGTACGGACTACGATACATCCATTGAAACGTTTTTCTTAAATAATGAAACAGGAGAAATGCTCGATATTCGAACGTTATTAAATAAAGATTTAAAAAGCCTAGAAACGTTTGCTGCTCACATCCGCTCAGAAATCATGAAAAAGCCTGAGCTGCAAGGACTCGTTTCACAGGAGCAGCTCACTGCAGCAACTGAACCAAAATGGCGCCTATTCAAGCGCTTTGCCTTAAAAGATGATTCGCTCATTATTTACTTTGACAAAGGCGAAATTGCAGATGGATCTGCAGGCATACCCGTTGTGAAAGTATCGTTATCATTTATAAATCCGTTGTTAGCCTCTGAATTCCAAATTCAAATGGCTGCCGAGGAGACGACTATTCCACATGCCGGTGATGCAACGAAAAAACGCGTCGCCCTCACATTTGATGACGGCCCACACCCAAAGGTTACGAAGCAAATTTTAAGTTTGCTAGAAAAATACAATGCGAAGGCAACATTCTTTATGCTTGGTAGCCGCGTCCAATATTATCCTGATATCGTAAAAGAAATTCAGGCAAAAGAGCATGAAATTGGCAACCATACGTGGAACCACCCTGTTTTACCGAATTTAACATCGAAACAAGTGCTACACGAATACAAGACAACTGAAAAAGCCATTACGAATATACTCGGTGTCGCACCTACTTTATTCCGTCCTCCATATGGTGCCACAAATGAGCGTATTAAGGAACTGATTCCGATTCCGTCTGTGAACTGGACGATTGATACACTCGACTGGAAGCACCGTGATGCAACGAAGCTTCTACCGATCATACAAAACAACATGCATAATAATGCCATCATATTAATGCACGATATTCACCAATCAACAGCAGACGGCTTAGAAGAAATACTGATTTATTTGCAAAATACAGGCTATGAATTCGTCACTGTTTCAGAAATATTACCTTATAATTGA
- a CDS encoding saccharopine dehydrogenase family protein: MKVVVLGAGLMGKEVARDLVASPSVESVFLADLNVELAEQFVATLNTDKVEVVKLNAECEKDLRAVIAKGDVAVNALFYAFNERVARAAIDAGVHAVDLGGHIGGITETILQLNEEAVKNNVTIIPDLGVAPGMVNILTGYGASKLEKLESIKLFVGGIPTEPKPPLHYTRVFSLDGVFDHYTEPSKMITKGKLTEVPSLTGIEPIYFDQFGVLEAFYTSGGISTLYKTYPDVKTLEYKTIRYKGHAEKFKLLADLGFLSKDNFVEVGGQQVSVRDVAREALKKKLDLGKKVDAVLLRAIIAGEKSQEQITYEYEMVIKKDVEANVTAMARATANTISVVAQMIGNGVITNRGVHAPETVVPGREFIEEMVKRGVVIKEISHRSSMIVKW; this comes from the coding sequence ATGAAAGTAGTCGTTCTAGGTGCAGGCTTAATGGGGAAAGAGGTTGCACGTGATTTAGTTGCAAGTCCGTCTGTGGAAAGCGTATTTTTAGCAGATTTGAATGTGGAGCTTGCGGAGCAGTTCGTGGCAACATTAAATACAGATAAAGTTGAAGTAGTTAAACTAAATGCAGAATGTGAAAAGGATCTACGTGCAGTTATTGCCAAAGGGGATGTTGCGGTAAATGCGTTATTTTATGCATTTAATGAACGTGTGGCAAGAGCGGCGATTGATGCGGGGGTACATGCTGTTGATTTAGGTGGTCATATTGGTGGCATAACGGAAACGATTTTACAGCTAAATGAAGAAGCAGTTAAAAACAATGTGACAATTATTCCAGACTTAGGCGTAGCACCGGGGATGGTCAATATTTTAACAGGCTACGGGGCATCGAAATTAGAGAAATTGGAATCTATTAAACTTTTTGTAGGGGGGATTCCAACAGAGCCAAAGCCACCGCTTCATTACACACGCGTCTTTTCGTTAGACGGTGTATTTGATCATTACACAGAGCCATCAAAAATGATTACGAAAGGGAAACTAACAGAAGTGCCGTCACTTACAGGGATTGAGCCGATTTATTTTGATCAATTTGGTGTACTTGAAGCATTTTATACATCTGGTGGCATTTCTACGCTTTATAAAACCTACCCGGACGTCAAAACGCTTGAATATAAAACAATTCGCTATAAAGGTCATGCGGAAAAGTTTAAGCTACTCGCTGATCTTGGCTTTTTAAGTAAGGATAATTTTGTAGAAGTAGGCGGTCAGCAAGTAAGTGTGCGTGATGTGGCACGTGAGGCGCTGAAGAAAAAATTAGATTTAGGTAAAAAAGTGGATGCGGTGCTATTGCGTGCCATCATTGCAGGTGAAAAATCTCAGGAACAAATTACGTATGAATACGAAATGGTGATAAAGAAAGATGTGGAAGCAAATGTAACGGCGATGGCGCGGGCAACAGCGAATACAATTTCTGTCGTAGCACAAATGATTGGCAATGGAGTGATTACAAACCGCGGTGTACATGCGCCAGAAACGGTTGTACCGGGTAGAGAATTTATAGAAGAAATGGTGAAGCGCGGAGTCGTCATTAAAGAAATTTCACACCGTTCATCAATGATTGTGAAATGGTAG
- a CDS encoding acyl-CoA dehydrogenase family protein yields the protein MNFDFTQEQQLLRKTVRQFVDAEILPFIAEWDATGGFDARIWKRLAELGLMGVCVPEKYGGVGMDYNSLAIVCEELERGDTAFRTAVSVHTGLNSMTLMQWGSNAQKEKYLVPQARGEKIGAFGLTEPGAGSDVAAMSSVAVRDGDFYVLRGQKTWISLCDVADHFIVFAYTDKAKKHHGISAFIVERTWEGFSSKAIKGKYGIRAGNTGELFFDEVRIPVENRLGEEGDGFKIAMSALDNGRFTVAAGAVGLIQACIEASVQYCESRETFGKPIGEHQLVGQMLAKMEAGYEMSRLLVYRVGELKNKGVRNTRETSMAKWQACDFANRAADDAVQIHGAYGYSDDYPVARYLRNSKAPVIYEGTREIHTIMQADYVLGRRADKRLTHMLPSWPFE from the coding sequence ATGAACTTTGATTTTACACAAGAGCAGCAGCTTTTAAGAAAAACAGTTCGTCAATTTGTCGATGCAGAAATACTGCCTTTTATAGCCGAATGGGATGCTACTGGTGGCTTTGATGCGCGTATATGGAAGCGGCTAGCAGAGCTCGGTCTCATGGGAGTATGCGTACCTGAGAAATACGGTGGCGTGGGTATGGATTATAATAGCTTAGCGATTGTGTGCGAGGAATTAGAGCGCGGTGATACAGCTTTTCGTACCGCTGTTTCCGTGCACACTGGCCTCAATAGTATGACGCTCATGCAGTGGGGTAGTAACGCACAGAAGGAAAAATATTTAGTTCCACAAGCGCGCGGTGAAAAAATTGGCGCGTTCGGTTTAACTGAGCCAGGTGCGGGTTCGGATGTGGCGGCGATGAGCTCAGTGGCAGTGCGTGACGGTGATTTTTATGTGTTACGCGGGCAGAAAACATGGATTTCTCTATGTGATGTGGCAGATCATTTTATTGTGTTTGCGTACACGGATAAAGCGAAGAAGCATCACGGGATTTCGGCATTTATTGTAGAACGCACATGGGAAGGCTTTTCATCGAAGGCGATTAAGGGAAAATACGGTATTCGAGCAGGAAATACCGGCGAATTATTTTTTGATGAAGTGCGCATTCCAGTGGAAAATCGTCTTGGTGAAGAGGGCGATGGCTTTAAAATTGCGATGTCTGCGCTCGATAACGGGCGCTTTACTGTAGCAGCAGGTGCAGTTGGTCTTATTCAAGCATGTATTGAAGCAAGTGTGCAATATTGTGAGAGCCGTGAAACATTTGGCAAGCCGATTGGGGAGCATCAGCTTGTCGGTCAAATGCTCGCTAAAATGGAGGCCGGGTATGAGATGAGCCGCCTACTTGTGTACCGCGTCGGGGAACTGAAAAATAAAGGGGTGCGTAATACGCGCGAAACCTCGATGGCAAAATGGCAAGCTTGCGATTTCGCGAACCGTGCTGCTGATGATGCGGTACAAATTCACGGCGCTTATGGTTATTCGGATGATTATCCCGTTGCCCGTTATTTGCGTAACTCGAAAGCGCCGGTCATTTACGAAGGCACTCGTGAAATCCATACGATTATGCAGGCAGACTATGTGTTAGGCCGACGCGCGGATAAGCGACTCACGCATATGCTACCAAGCTGGCCATTTGAATAG
- a CDS encoding threonine/serine exporter family protein: MDYLLQALLSFLATACFGVVFNAPTKAIPYCGFVGAVGWMVYYVLFEYGLEEVQASFLGAFIVAIIAHLFARRYMMPMIVFSVSGIIPLVPGGIAYNTMRNIVELDYITGLQNGMRAFMISGAIAMGLVFAEVIMQLLFRFMRKGKTSMQSFVKAKRPR; encoded by the coding sequence ATGGATTATTTACTTCAGGCACTTTTAAGCTTTCTAGCAACCGCCTGCTTCGGTGTCGTCTTTAATGCACCAACGAAAGCAATTCCGTACTGCGGTTTTGTCGGTGCGGTTGGTTGGATGGTTTATTATGTATTATTTGAGTATGGGTTAGAAGAGGTACAGGCGTCCTTTCTTGGTGCCTTTATTGTAGCGATTATCGCGCATTTATTTGCACGTCGCTATATGATGCCGATGATTGTGTTTAGTGTTTCGGGGATTATCCCGCTTGTTCCAGGGGGGATTGCGTACAATACGATGCGTAATATTGTAGAACTTGATTATATTACGGGTTTGCAGAACGGCATGCGTGCATTTATGATTTCAGGTGCCATTGCGATGGGACTTGTTTTTGCAGAAGTTATTATGCAGCTCTTGTTCCGATTTATGCGTAAAGGAAAAACGTCGATGCAATCATTTGTGAAAGCGAAAAGACCAAGATAA
- a CDS encoding aldehyde dehydrogenase family protein, with the protein MEIKNFIGGRWADKQKLQTMPVMNPANGEQLGTVPLSTKVEVDEAVQQAKNAQKEWALTPAPKRADYLYEIAFKLKEKKEHLAQTLTREMGKVIEEARGEVQEGIDMALYMAAEGRRLFGETVPSELANKFAMSVRAPIGVVGLITPWNFPIAIATWKAFPALVAGNTFIWKPSNETPFMAYEMAKIFEEVGLPKGVANIVFGTGPTIGTAMVEHPDIRVISFTGSTSTGSKVAELGGRHLKKISLEMGGKNAVIVMEDADIELAVEGILWSAFGTAGQRCTACSRVIVHKDVKEVLQQKLLAATTTLTIGDGLDPATKVGPVINRAALEKINHYVQLGRQEGATLLTGGRILSEAPFDKGFYFEPTIFTDVHAEMIIAQEEIFGPVISIIEVADLDEAIEVNNSVKFGLSSSIFSQDVNTIFKAQARLDTGIVYVNAGTTGAEIHLPFGGTKGTGNGHRDSGQAALDVYTEWKSIYVDYSGKLQRAQIDT; encoded by the coding sequence ATGGAAATTAAAAATTTTATCGGTGGTCGTTGGGCTGATAAGCAGAAGTTACAAACGATGCCCGTTATGAATCCGGCAAATGGCGAACAGCTTGGAACAGTGCCGCTTTCGACAAAGGTGGAAGTAGATGAGGCAGTGCAACAAGCGAAGAATGCACAAAAGGAATGGGCACTCACTCCTGCGCCAAAACGTGCGGACTATTTATATGAAATTGCGTTTAAATTAAAGGAAAAGAAAGAGCATTTAGCACAAACGTTGACGCGTGAAATGGGTAAGGTTATTGAGGAAGCGCGCGGCGAAGTTCAGGAAGGCATTGATATGGCACTCTATATGGCAGCGGAAGGAAGACGTCTGTTTGGGGAAACGGTCCCTTCTGAGCTCGCCAATAAATTTGCGATGAGCGTACGTGCTCCGATTGGGGTTGTGGGTCTCATCACGCCTTGGAATTTTCCCATTGCGATTGCGACGTGGAAGGCTTTTCCGGCGCTCGTTGCAGGGAATACATTCATCTGGAAGCCCTCAAATGAAACGCCGTTTATGGCTTACGAAATGGCCAAGATTTTCGAGGAAGTTGGCCTACCAAAAGGTGTAGCAAATATTGTATTTGGTACGGGCCCGACTATTGGGACAGCGATGGTTGAGCATCCTGATATTCGGGTCATTTCGTTTACGGGCTCTACTTCGACAGGGAGTAAGGTTGCGGAGCTTGGAGGCAGGCATTTAAAGAAAATTTCACTTGAAATGGGCGGCAAAAATGCAGTCATTGTCATGGAGGATGCCGACATTGAGCTTGCAGTTGAGGGGATTTTATGGAGTGCGTTTGGTACGGCTGGTCAGCGCTGTACCGCTTGCAGTCGCGTTATTGTGCATAAGGACGTGAAGGAAGTGCTCCAACAAAAGCTACTCGCTGCAACAACAACTTTAACAATTGGAGATGGCCTTGATCCAGCGACAAAGGTTGGTCCAGTTATTAATCGTGCTGCGCTTGAAAAAATCAATCATTATGTGCAGCTTGGGCGTCAGGAAGGGGCAACTCTTTTAACGGGTGGTCGAATTTTAAGTGAGGCACCGTTTGACAAAGGCTTCTATTTTGAGCCGACGATTTTTACGGATGTGCACGCGGAGATGATTATCGCGCAGGAGGAAATTTTCGGACCGGTCATTAGTATTATTGAAGTGGCCGATTTGGATGAGGCAATTGAGGTTAATAATAGTGTGAAATTTGGCTTGTCGAGTTCTATTTTCTCACAAGATGTTAATACGATATTTAAAGCGCAAGCACGCCTTGATACAGGCATTGTGTACGTCAATGCTGGGACAACGGGGGCAGAAATTCATCTGCCTTTCGGTGGTACGAAGGGGACAGGAAATGGTCACCGCGATTCCGGTCAGGCAGCACTAGATGTATATACAGAGTGGAAAAGTATTTACGTTGATTACAGCGGCAAGCTTCAGCGAGCTCAAATTGATACGTAA
- a CDS encoding threonine/serine exporter family protein yields the protein MINNEQNEMAIDCFLLAGRIMMESGAETYRVEDTMLRMARSQNLGDAQSYVTPTGIIFSLGKTQPTRITSISLRITDLHRIVLVNNVSRKLTSKMITLEQAYDELKQIEKTNYFLPIIIQVLAASIASSCFLLLFNGMWTDIPAAFVAGGVGLYVVTIIHEMTRVKFFSEFLAALVVGTIAYTAVNFGIGTEIDKIIIASVMPLVPGLLITNAVRDLMAGHFTAGMAKGAEAFLTAFAIGSGIALVLSF from the coding sequence ATGATAAACAATGAACAAAACGAGATGGCCATCGACTGCTTTCTATTAGCAGGCCGAATAATGATGGAAAGCGGAGCCGAAACGTATCGAGTGGAGGATACAATGCTTCGTATGGCGCGTTCGCAAAATTTGGGCGATGCGCAAAGCTACGTGACACCAACTGGTATTATTTTTTCGTTAGGAAAAACTCAGCCTACTCGAATCACATCGATTTCACTACGTATCACGGATTTACACCGCATAGTGCTCGTTAACAACGTTTCTCGGAAGCTTACATCTAAAATGATAACATTAGAACAAGCGTATGACGAGTTAAAGCAGATTGAAAAAACGAATTATTTTTTGCCTATAATAATACAAGTTTTAGCAGCCTCCATCGCAAGTAGTTGCTTTTTACTATTGTTTAACGGTATGTGGACGGATATTCCTGCAGCGTTTGTAGCCGGGGGAGTAGGGCTATATGTTGTTACGATTATACATGAAATGACACGTGTAAAGTTTTTCTCGGAATTTTTAGCGGCACTTGTCGTCGGCACGATCGCCTATACAGCCGTGAATTTTGGAATTGGCACGGAAATTGACAAAATTATTATCGCTTCTGTTATGCCACTAGTACCAGGACTGCTCATTACGAATGCTGTCCGAGATTTAATGGCAGGACATTTCACAGCAGGTATGGCAAAAGGGGCAGAGGCGTTTTTAACAGCATTTGCAATTGGTTCGGGTATTGCACTTGTTTTATCATTTTAG